From Aegilops tauschii subsp. strangulata cultivar AL8/78 chromosome 5, Aet v6.0, whole genome shotgun sequence:
TGGAAAAGCTGTTCAAGGTGTACGTGTACGAAGAAGGCGAGCCACCGGTGTTCCACGACGGTCCGTGCCGCAGCATATACTCATCGGAGGGCAGATTCATATTTGCCATGGAGATGGAGAACCGGATGCGCACGAGGGACCCCGAGCTTGCCCATGTCTTCTTCCTTCCCTTCAGCGTCGTCAAGATGGTGAAGATGATCTACGAGCCCAACTCGCATGACATGGAGCCGCTGCGCCGGACACTCTCGGACTACATCGACGTTCTGTCCACCAAGTACCCGTACTGGAACAGGAGCCTCGGCGCGGACCATTTCATGCTCTCCTGCCACGACTGGGTAAGCATGCAACCTCACTCACTGTAGCATTTCAGGAGTTTGTCGAAGACATGCAACTTCACTCACTGTAGCTCAGGTGTGCTAACCGTACCATGGATGTGTGGGTGTATCAGGGGCCGTATGTGTCGTCGGCGGACGGCCATCTTTTCTCCAACTCCATCCGCGTGCTGTGCAACGCCAACACCTCCGAGGGCTTCAACCCTTCCAAGGACGTGTCACTGCCGGAGATCAACCTCCGGACCGACATCGTCGACAATCAGGTCGGCGGGCCATCAGCGTCGCGCCGCCCCATCCTGGCCTTcttcgccggcggcgaccatggCCCGGTCCGTCCGTTGCTCCTGCGGCACTGGAAGGGCAAGGATGCCGACGTGCAGGTGAGCGAGTACCTGCCCCGGGGCGTGTCGTACATCAACGTGATGCGGCGGAGCAAGTTCTGCCTGTGCCCCAGTGGCTACGAGGTGGCCAGCCCCAGGGTGGTGGAGGCCATCTACCTCGAGTGCGTGCCGGTGGTCATCGGCGACGACTACGTGCTGCCCTTCAGCGACGTGCTCAACTGGCCCGCCTTCTCGGTGCGGGTCGCCGTGGCGGACATACCCAACCTCAAGACCATCCTCGCCGCCGTGTCGCCGCGGCAGTACATACGGATGCAGCGGAGGGTGAGGACCGTGCGCCGGCACTTCATGGTGAACGGCCCGCCGCGCCGGTTCGACGTCTTCCACATGATCCTCCACTCCATATGGCTCAGGAGGCTCAACGTCAGGCTCCATGGACAAGACTGAAATATTCTTGGGTTTCCCTTCTTTTAGGGAGCGTCTAACAACCAGTCAACTGGTTTTGGTTTGGGTCTAGGCCAAATTTCTTGTCCAGTTATGATTTGACACATGTCTACCGGCCTAGTTTTGCATGGTAAATATTTGTTTTTGGTTTGGGTGTTGGGGAGTGTCTAACAACCAGTCAGCTGGTTTTGCATGGTAAAAAATGAATAAAATGCATTGGTGGTCACTCGACTAGTCGTGTACGCTCACTTTGGTCATTGTACTTAAGAATACGATTaatacggtcactatatacgtgtTGTGGTGATTATACGGTATGACCATATTGTATACCTTCGTATTTTGTTTAGTTGACTAGTTTAATGATGCCTTGGCAGCTTAGTTTCCCTCTTGGTCCCACCTGCCAGTTGTAGAAGGAAAATAGAATAAAATAAAAGCAACGCCACGTTATGAGACAGCACGCTAGCGGAGGCCGTGAGCTATACAGTAGAGCATAAGAAGGTTTTTGTTGCATTCAGTGATGTCTTTTTATACCATTAACACGCGGCCGAGGAGCGCCTGTAGTTGCCGAAGTCGGCACTAGGCTTGCAGACGCCCATAAGTTTGTGCCGATGTTGTCGGGGTTGCAGCGCCGTGATGTTGCTTGGCAGCTCGCCGTCGACGGGCCACCGGAAGGCACCCCGCATCACCGAGAACGTGCAGGTGTTACACGAGGGCGCATGGAGGCGCGCGTGGCCTGCAGCGACGTTAAGTACGTCGCGATGTGCTACGACACAGCTTTCCCACGACGGCGCCCTGCATTCTGCCTTGCAGCACGGCTTCCCCCGCGTCCCTCCTGGCTGGTTCATGCACGAAGCCTGGCTCCCGCCGTTGAGCCTGGTTGGTTCATGCATGAAGTAACCATATACTGATAAGTAAGCTTTGCTTAGGTTCACATGGCCGGTCTGGAGCCCATTAATTGTTAGCACTATATTATCGCTACATCCAAGATCCAACGGCCGGTCTAGAGTCCATTGCAGAATTTGAACAACTAAAAATACTGATGATCACCACCCCGCAAAAAAATACTGATGATTACCGGCAAAAAAAAAAATACAGAAGATCAGATGGACAACCGAACACTTCATGGAAGGACACACGGAGTTGCATTATATTATGGGATATTTTCGAAATGGATGCTGCATTATATTACTCCACCAGCAACTACAACGAAAGATGATACATTCTTTTGCCAGGGACGAAGATGAGATTATCTCCAACTGAAGTGCGAagacacacacaaacacaaataTGCACATACAATCAACAGCCGCCCAACCATAGTTGTCACGTGAATGCAACCACGATATAATAGGCAGCCTTTCTCAAGGTAGAACACTAACCGGGATCAGCTCGACTGGCTAGCGTGCTGGCCTCACAGCATTAGGTTATTTTCCCTCTATTTCTTTCTAGACAGCCTTTCTCACTTGCGCATTACTTTATTTTCCCTCTATTTCTTTCTTCTACCCATTGACAGGTGGGTCCTGTGTAGGTAGAGAGAGAACCTGAGCTGACAGGGCGCCATTCAGAcggtttgactggtcaactgaaCAACATACGAAGCTATACGGTGTgatagtgaccgtataatcatcaCAACATGTATACAGTGACCGTATTGACCGTATTCTTAAGTACAATGACCAAAGTGAGCGTACATGACAAGTGTAGTGACcaccaatgcattttactcgtaAAAAATTGTTAGAACTTGGAGTGAGGTGGGGTATTGGGAATGGAAAAATCAGTTCAAATTTGTCAGGATAAAATGGGTTGCTGATGAAATTCTTGGTCTTGTGTCACCCATCCTGTCTTTGCCAGTTAAGCAAACTGTGGATGCTGTTCAATGCTACTACTTGTCAATGGAAAAATGATACAGTTAAGGCTTTCTTCCCGCTTAGCAGACAAGATTTTGTTGCGAGGACTTTACTATCCGGCCTTATTCTAAAAGTGACACTTACTCGGTCTGTCACTTACTCGGTTAATCTGCATACTCCCTCTTTCCATCTATATAGGACTTAATGCGTTTTTTGAGGCTAACTTTTTCCaaatgttagagcaataatatatgacatgcaacttacacaaagcatattgtcaaattcgtatgtgaaagaaGCTTTCAATGATATAAGGCTCGTCACAATGGGCAGGAACATAAGCTAGTAACCTACACACTtccctagactatgttactacctccatagtgggtaggAACATGTATGTAGTGTCATGCAACGATGTATTTATTAGGTCATAGACTCATTGTTTCTTGGAGTGTGTGATGTTCcggtaacttagctagttaccaCAAGCAGCTCTCTCTTCATTAAATATGTGCCACATAAGCAAAGTTGCATTGGAGTGTGTGATGTTACTCGTAAGTTCCTGCCCATTGTGACCCGCCTAATTTTCACATtatgcatgtcatgtactattaattttgtcaatagtcaaaggcgttttttaaaaacgcattaggccctatatagatggaaggagggagtacaacttGTCTCGGTCTGCAAGGTGGGCTCAGGCACTTCATCTGATTCTATGTGGGGAGGGGATTTAGGGCACGCGGATTATGTGCCTTTTTTAGATGAAAGGCATTATcccgactttataaataaagccaccAGGCAGCATCCACCAACAACCGAAAAAGTAGCAACAACCACCAAACAGACATACGAACGAAGTACTGATACAAGGCACCCAAGCCCAATAAGGCGCGCAGGCCATAGAACACATGACACACCAAGGAAACCACCCGGCTAATCTCCTGGTACTCTGCGCGCCAAGGAAGAAGCAATAGCCCGAATCTTGGAAGACATCATGTCGAAGGCCTCGTGGTCAGCATCCCTAGTTAATGATCTCCACTGGTGTAAAAATATGTCAGTTTTAAATAAGCAGTCAACAGGTTTAGCCGGGAAGGAATGTTCGATAGTAAATTTGTTCCTCGTAGTCCACAACGACCAACAGATCGCCGCAAACCCTACCCAGAAAAACCGTTTAGAGGTCCCCGACAAGCCCGTGGAAAGAGCCCTAAGATCAGCAAAGGAGTAGGGGTTCCACGAAACATGGAGCCAGGCTCGGATGCAGCACCACACGAATTTAGCCAGGGGGCAATGAAAGAAAATATCTTCCGTACTCCTCAAGTTCGCCACATAAAGCACATCTATCAGAGCCAGGCCTGTTTCTTTTGTGGATCTGGTCGGCCGCAGGCAACTTACCGCGAAAGGCTTGCCATAAAAAGATCTTTATCTTAGGAGGAACACGAGCACGCCATATGTTCTTAAAGTTAGAGGTGGGGGATCCTGAGATCAGTTCTGAGTAAAGCGACTTGACAGTGAATCTGCCAGAAGTAGAGTGGGGCCAAACAACCGAGTCCTCGCCCTCCGAGAGCACGAGGAAGAAGGCAACGAGGCGATGCCAGTCTCCCAACTCTGCAGGGGAGAGAGTTCTGCGGAAGTTCAGGTCCCAGTTATTCTCAGAGAGCTCAGAGATGGAGATCTCTGGTCCGAACAATAAGAAAAGAGCACCAGAAAAGCCACAGCTAACGAGGAATCCCCACACCACCAGTCCAACTAGAAACAGGTAGATTTGCCATTGTGGACAACAAATTTCACCAAGGATTGAAAAACCGGACAGAGTTTGACCAGGTCTCGCCAGAATTGGGAGCCAGCCAACGCAGGAGCGAACATGGGGCTAGAGGTCGGGAAGTATTTAGCTTTAAGAATAGATAGCCAAAGCGGGGTCTCCGAGACGGTCATAATCTTCCACCACCACTTGATAATGAGACATTTGTTCATAACACCCGTGTTAATGATACCCAACCCACCAAGGTTCTTAGGTCTGCAAATGAGCTTCCACTTCACCATCCTGTATTTACGTTTGTTGTCGGCCGAATTCCAATAGAAGGCACCCCTGTGCTTGTCAAAACCCGCATGCGTCCCTCCAGAGAGGACGTAGAAGCCCATTAGAAACATAGGGAGGGAGGAGAGGCAAGCATTAATTAGGGCAACCTTGCCCGTTTGAGTATTGTACCTGCCTCTCCAAGGCATAACCCGGTTGCCCACTTTGGAGACCACCGGAGCAAAATCTTTCGCCACTAACTTGGAAGAGGAGGTAGGGAGGCCAAGATATTTGAAAGGAAAGGAGCCAAGAGAGCAATTGAGCATATGTGCAACCCTGAGGGCTTCGTTCTCCGAAACCCTAGTGACGATGACTTCGTTCTTTGCAAAGTTGATCTTAAGGCCAGACAGAGCTTCGAAGCAGAGAAGAATGAACTTTAAGTGGGCCAAACAATCATCATTAAGCTCAACCATGATAATTGTGTCATCCGCATATTGTAGGTGAGAAATACCACTAGGAAGGAGGTGGGGACTAATAGGAGTGATGTGCCCAGCTCGCCGCCCGCGACAGGATGTGAGATAAGGAATCAGCGACGAAGTTGAAGAGGAGAGGGGAGGCCGGGTCACCCTGCCTTAGGCCCCTACCGTTGGCGAAGAAGTTGCTGGTGACCCCATTGACCGAAACCGCAGCGTGGCCTCCCGTGACCAACTGCATAAGCCTGTGAACCACAGCCCCATCGAAACCTTTGGCCAAAAGCACTTGACGTAAGAAGTTCCAACTGACAGAATCATAAGCCTTCTCAAAGTCCAGTTTAAGGATTACTGCTTTAGTCCCGCTGGCACGAATATCATGAACTATCTCGTGGAGACATAAAATGCCGTCCAGAATGAAACGACCCTTCACGAAAGCCGATTGGAAGGGACTGAGGGTCCGATGAGCGACAGGGGAGAGCCGCGTGGCAAAGCCTTTTGCTGGGATGTTAGCAAAATTGTTGATGAGGGCTATAGGTCTAAACTGAGTGATTTTGTCAGCCCCTTTAACTTTAGGAATGAGGGTGAGAACCGCATAGTTAAGACGAGAGATGTCAACTGTCCCCAAACAAAAGCCCTGAACGATAGCGAGTATGAGACCTCGCAGCTGTGGCCAGAATTTTCTGAAGAAGGGAATAGAAAAGCCGTCGGGGCCCGAAGCAGAGTTACGGTTAGCTGACCGGATGGTCTCAAAAATCTCCTCATCCGACAGAGGTAGCAATAGGCCTTCATTCTCCCCAGGAGAAACCTTCTCCTGGTCCGTCCAAAAAGAGTGAGCAAGTCTAAACCCAACCTCGGGTTTAgcagagaggagggaggagaagaaATCTACCACATGAGACATAATCAGGGATTGATCCGAGACCCTGGTGCCATTAATAAGCAAGCTGTCAATCATACAACGCCTCCGTCTACTGTTCGCAATGGCAAAAACATAGGCCGTGGGAGAATCCCCTTTCAAGATCCAATTGACCGTGCCTCTCTGCCGCCAGTAGACCTCGGCCTGACGGTGCAACTGCATTAGGGCCTCTTCAAGCACATACCGAACCTGCCAATCATGATCAGAGAGGCCAGGGCCATCAACATGCATATCGAGGGAGCCAATTTGGTCCGTGAGGCGAAGCTTGTCTCTACGCACGTCCGCGGCATGATTCCGGGCCCAGCCGCAAAGGAATTTGCGAATGTAATAAGAACACTGGTGCCAGTCATCCATAGGGCCGAAGGAACGACGTTCAGAGGCAAGGAAGGAGGAAATCTTAGAAGCGATCAATTCGTAGAAACCTTCCACTAACAGCCATGATGCATCAAACTGGAAACGAGTGGGGAGCCCAGCTTGAATCCCGTCGTCAAGGATTAGGGGGGCGTGGTCGGATCCCACAATGGACAGTGCGCGGAGCGACTCTCTAGGGAACAGGGAATCCCATCTAGGACAGATGAAGACACAGTCCAAAACCGAACGAATAGGAGAGGATTGATGATTCGTCCAAGTGAAGCGGGCACCCACTCTAGGGATTTCATGGAGAGCACAGTCCCAAATAAAGTCATTGAAAACATCAACGAGAGGCCAAGAGAAGTTGGGAGTGTTTTTATCCAGAGGAGAACGAAGGACGTTGAAATCGCCACCAATTAACAGAGGAATATTGCATGAGTCAATTTTACTCAAGATTTCATCCAAGAACAGCGGGGAAAGAGAATGATCAGCAGGCCCATAAACCACCATAACCTCCCAAAGAGCATTAAGAGAACGATGCAACACGACAGTGCTACCCTAGAAAATGCCATGATCAAAGGCTACAAAATAAAAAACATCGCGTTTGGTGCCTATGAGGATGCCACCAGAATGGCCAGAGGACGGGAGGACGTTCCAGTCGAATCTATCGATGCCCGCAACTGCGGCAAGCTCATTGGGGGAGAAGGAGGGTTTAAGAGTATTGACAAGCCCAATGATATCAATGTTGTCCCCAAGAACAAGGTCTCTCAGCTGGTCTCTGCGCCCCCTAGCGCCAAAGCCCCTGATATTCCAAAACAATGATCTCATCTGATGGAAAGATTTTTAATGCGGAGACTCGACCTGCATGGGGCGATGCAGGATTTGGCGTGCTTAATTATTAGCCTCGCGATTCTTGGAGGCAGGAGGAGTCTGGCCCCTACCAGACGGCTCCTCGGACCCACCAGCGACAACTGGTGGGGCCCCGACCCGCTTGGCCGCCTCTTTCGCCTTGGCGATGGCCGCCTGAGCCACCTCATTAGCCCAAACGATAGCCAAAAGAGCAGAGGGAGAACCAAAGCTAGAATCAAtagagatgcccacgtccaagaGGACATGCAGAAGATGCTCATTCGAATGCGAAGGAAGAACCAAACGAACAGGGGAAACAGAGGCAGGCTGGGTTAGGGACCGGATGGGAGGCGTATCTGGACGAGGCAGATCCTTGGCCATAGCACGCCGCGCCGCACGGTCAGCCACCCGCTCCCCAGAGCTAGAGATCCTGCCGCTCTTGCGGGCCATAGAAGCAGGGGAGCGGACGGGCGAAGGTTGGACACCACAAGGAGACGCCGCAGCCGAAGAGGGGCCCGAGGCCACCCCTAGATCAGCATCCAGCCTGCGGAACATACCCACCGCCGACTGCTTCGAGCCCTCCGAGGCCCGACTGCAAGCAGAGAACTTCTTGATAGACGACTTCTTCCTCTTCTTGGAGGTAGgaccagcggggggggggggggggggggagatctTCAATCCCAGAGAGTGAGGGCGACGACGGGCGGGCAGGAAGGTTGGAGCAAGCCCCGGAGACAGGTGTGCCACCCAAGCCAGGGGGCACGGCGTCCCCCTTACCCACACTCCCGGCCGCGTCCTTTCGACCACCATCCACCGGGGCGTTCTCGTTGAACAGATCACGTTCATCAGAAGCCAGATCGTCCCATTCAGACTGAGTGAACCGTGGATCAGTGCCTTGGTTGGAGTTGTCAGGGAGACCATCATCGTCCTTGGGAGGAGCCGGGCGAGGGGGCAGAGGTGGAGGCGAAGACATGAACTATTCCGTATAAGGAAGCTTAATAAAATTTGAGCAAGTAGCAAAAATATATCGAATCATGCTTGCAGTAAGGAACTTGGATATAGTTACGTGACTAGATAGCTAATTATATTTGAGTAACTAACTAACCTTGACAGCCTGTGGGAAGATAAGGATTCCCTTCATATCCTTGGGAGCAGTTGCATAGGTACTCGAGGCCATTGCTTGGATTCACACAATAACTGTTTGAACTGACACATGGATAGTCTTTGGGTGGTTTCTCCCCCTCCTCTAAGCAGGAACCCTTTCTGATGGCCCAGTCATGGAGGACGGGGACGCCCCTCTTTGCCCTCTCATTGACAAACCCGAGGTGTTTGGATTGCTTTTGCAAAAGAGAGCAAACGATGATATATCAAGATATGTTTTTCTGCTAAGAGAGATTCATGCCCTTATGCATGATAATCATGTAATTTGTACGTATATTTTTTCTGTGAGGAATTTTTGTACTTATGATTTATAGTCTAGTGATGCAATGACATTTTTTATAGGCGAACTCAACCTAAAACTGCAGTTTGGTTAGATTCAGGCCCGGTTATTCTTTTATATTTGGACCATGCTGGTCTGGTTTTAATACAAATTACTTTTAAATAAAAAACAGGAGCATATAAAGTCGATCCGTCTCTTCTGTCAAGTGTTTTATCAAAAATTTCGCAGAGAAAAGAAACTGAATATCACACCTCCGTAAAACGTAGACTTGTCACCTGTTGTAAGAAAAGCGGTAATTTTAAAGTTACGCTTTCGGAACATCTTTAGCAGCAAGTCAAAATTATGTTTGAGGGGCCGCTCTCGCCCACATCACCGTCCTGCCGTGGAGCTTCcgaccggcggcggcggccgctGCGTCAGGCGTCGTTTAGGGACGGCGGTAACCAAGGCCGCAGCGGCGTGAGGCACACGGCTCGAACCCCGAAGAATGAGCTGCTGCGGCTCCTGCTCCTTGGAGACGCCGGTGCCGGTGAGTTTTGGGCGACTCCCCGGTGTCCGACGCGGCGGGCGAGCGGTGCGCCGGCTCCGTCGCGCGAACCGCGGCCGTGCCACGCCGTCTCTCGCGAATAGCTTCGAATCAGGCGGATGGCCCCGTGCGTGATGTGCTGGGGCCGTCGGGTTGGACCGGCGAAGCCGAAGAAGAGATCGATGCGGACGGATGATGAACCTGCGCATGGGGCTTCTGTTACACCGTGGTAAATTCATCTATGTTTATGTACTGTCAATTTGGTCGAGGTTGCCGGGTTTCTGCGGGTAGTCTGCTGAATCTTCAGTGGAGTATTGCAAAGCAACTTGgatcacagatctcaacaagttAACAATATCTTTATAGCTCGATTTTGCCTTGGACATTTGAGCCTATGGTGATCTCGCAGCATCCCATTCCAATGCATGGGGCACCATCAGATGTGCTGTTAAGGCCATGGCAGTAGGAGTAGCAGCCGGTCACGTACGGGTCGGTGTCGCCGTGCATAGACCCGCCTATGAGGCGTACAGTGTTGCAGCCGATGGCCACGAATCGGTTCCGGGTGGTTGATAGGATGAACGGCGTGCCCTCCAGGCTGAACTCACTTGTTGTGTTGCCTGACATGGTGCTGTTCGGTGTGAAGCAGCTGTAGCTGACGGGACCATACATGCACATCTCACCACGCTCCAGGGAGATGTCGATGACCTCTTTGGTTTTTGGAACGCCACCACTAATCATAGGTCGTGGTGGCTGGAAGGTGTTGTTGCAGGTGATGATGAAATAGCTACTCAGGCTGGCGGCAGCACAACCAGTGCCGATGCCGAAGGGGCAGGGGATGGACACATCGGCACATCGCCACACTTGTTCTGTTCTTATACTGCAAGTTCCAGGTGATCACTATGTAGCTAGGCTTAAACCACATGTGTGCCACTGTGTTGTGTTGACCAACTGATGAATTATCTTAAGCTCCACACCCGCTGTCGTGTGTATCGTGGCAACTAGCAAGACTTATTATTTGCACTTGATTTTCCCCCCCTTCTTCTTTCTCGAGAGGATTTATGCTCTTAGGTGTGGAACAGCCTTATCATTTCTGAAATTTCATTGTTGTTTGGTTCACAACCATAGTATGAATAAAGTATTTTCTGATGTTGGATATGCAGGAAAATCAGGAGCGGTCCAGCCCCATCCTGAGCGAACGAGCATTTGCTCAGCAATCCCTGCAGCCGGCAGAAATAAGAGGTGGCACAGAGGTGCGTATTCAGGATCACAAAACCTATTTGGCTGTCACAGAAATAGCGAAGTGATACATTCCCAAGTCAAAAGATGCGGGGAAAATCCATTTTGATTTTTTTCCATTGTATGTATGTATTTACACATACTGTTCTGCAAATATATTTTGGACTGCTTTCTTGAACTTTGAAGATTTTCTGATGTTGACTGTGGAGCCATTTTGCTTAAGAAAACGTTGGAGGCATTCAGGGCTAGATAATTTTTTTTTTTGAGTAATATTCAGGGCTAGATTAGTTAGTGTCCTGAGAAGTGGTGCCTGGCATGGGCCTGAATTGTGGTTGTTTTTATACTGGTATAAGGCCAGCCCGGGAAAGAGTTGTTTTGTTGGTGACCAGGCCTGGTATTGTAAAGAATAGTCACCAACAAGCAACAACACTATTTGGCGCGTAGGTCGCTACTTAGCGACAGCACGTACCACCTCCCCCCCTGCCGCTATGTAtatttgggccggcccattagctcTTTCCCGTTTTTGCAAGGTTCTAGAAACTCACTAGAACCTTCTCAAACaggtttttctttttttgtgtGTTTTATCTTTCCgttttttcaattttttctcattttcgttcttttctttcttttttcattttcattttcattttttttctttttttcatgttttccttttattttattgAAACCGTGAACATTTACAATCATGAACATTTCAAAttcgcaaacattttttgaaatcttGAACATTTTACAAATTTGTGGACATTTTAAAAATCGTAAAAGAAATTTTAAtttgcgaacattttttgaaattgtgaGCATTTGTTTTGAAAGCTATGAACATTTTCTTTTGAATcagcgaacattttttgaatcgatgaacattttttggaaaTTAGGGAACGATTTTTgaaattcacgaacattttttttattttgacaATCAtttttaaatgcatgaacattttttgaatcgatgaactttttttgtgATTCACGAACTTTTTTGACTTTGGGGAACATTTGTAAAATAATTATGAAACTTTTTGAATAcacgaacattttttcaaaatcatgaacattttttgattcGCCGAACATTTGTTTTAAAATCGTGAATGTTTTATAAATATGCGAATATTTTTTTAGATCACGAACATTTTTGTAATCCCCGAACATTTTATGATttcttgaacatttttttaaaaattcACAGAAAAAATAAATTTCAGAACTTTTTGAAATCCTGAATGAttcaaaattgaaaaaaaaaacagaaaagaaaaacaaaatgaAAAAAACAGGGCGCCCCTCACAAGGGCCGGCCTAAAAGGGCCCGCTGGGTGAGCCGGGGTGCGCATTGCGCCTCCTCCCAGCGTGCAGCGCGCCAAATAGGACCTCCTGTGCTCAGCGGAGATTTCCCTGAAAAGCGAAACTGAGCTGCAGGAAAAAAATCCCCAATCAAGAATTCGTGAACCCATTTTCCACGGAGACCGCTCTCAACACCCAAGCACATTAAGCTCAGACTGTCGCAAGTTGGTGTGATGTGTGCTCTTAGCAGCGGAGGCGCCGGAGCTCACCTTTTTCTGGAAAGATCTCCACACAAACCATGTCAATGTCAGAAAGGCTAGTAGAGAAGGCGTCCAAGACGGTCATGATGCTCCAGTTGTGCTGGGTAGGATCTTCCTGACTATGGAAGATTTGTCCCATGAGGTTGCTCACTGCAAACGCGGGGTGATGATGGCTAGGAGAGGCACCATGGTGGAGGTCCCGATGTTGTTCGTGGCAATTGTGGCAGCTTGATTAGTTATTGGATGGTGCCAAGGTTAGAATTCTCCCCGTTGACGAGGGCACTAAAGTTGGTAGTAAGGTCGTCCAGTCCTGGCATGGCATCGGGTCCTTGCAAAGCATTGAATTCCAATGTGATGTTGAGTCCTGTGACCCCTTGGCGAGGCTCCGTGCTGGTCACGGTGAGATCCATTTCTTGAGGATCACCTCGAGCACGGAGGTGAGATGTCAGCAGGATGGTTCAtggtcactagtagaaaaagggcctttagtcccggttcataagggcctttagtcccggttctggaaccgggactaaagggtcgttactaaagcctccccctttagtcccggttcttatacgaactgggactaaaggccctccacgtggccgctgcctggaggtccatttttagtcccggttggtaacagcaaccggtactaaaggaaattttataattttttttgaattttttttgattttcaaaattttgaattattttaacctctaatctctaatcacccctcatcattccaaatcatctaacttcccggacggtcacccatcctctcactactccagcctaagcacgcttaacttccgggttctattctccctcgttttcAAGTCTGCACTtcttgttttcctgacaatagtaagatgtcaatcctattaaccctcaggaatttagcttgagcacgaagtcacacatttcactgtttgagtttgaaactattgttctaaaaaacaataattatttagtaacactaatatttcttgaataagtagttgaccatagtttgaccagatttgaccaaaatttaaaaaaactaaaataattatttagtaacactaatatttcttgaataattagtttgaccactgtttgaccacagtttgaccagatttgaccaaaattcaaaaaactaaaataattatttagtaacactaatattcttgaataattatttagtaacactaatacttcttgaataagtagtttgaccagatttaacaaaaattcaaaaaaaaaaaccagaaatttgagcataactttttttccttttagaatatgaggattctaaaaatttgcaaacaggccctaggcggtcaaaatcggatgcggattttcatgctgaacattttgatatattatacgtttttttctgacatcgtatgcaaaagttatagccgttttacattttccctacactttttgcaaaacatgtccaa
This genomic window contains:
- the LOC109786421 gene encoding wall-associated receptor kinase-like 8; translated protein: MTVLDAFSTSLSDIDMVCVEIFPEKVNIRKSSKFKKAVQNIFAEHIRTEQVWRCADVSIPCPFGIGTGCAAASLSSYFIITCNNTFQPPRPMISGGVPKTKEVIDISLERGEMCMYGPVSYSCFTPNSTMSGNTTSEFSLEGTPFILSTTRNRFVAIGCNTVRLIGGSMHGDTDPYVTGCYSYCHGLNSTSDGAPCIGMGCCEITIGSNVQGKIEL
- the LOC109786423 gene encoding probable glycosyltransferase At5g03795, whose protein sequence is MRVSPPSSSPCLHGHGGKVACAVAACLALVTFLVVALDPRTGASSWFLSSSSSPPGVVSSLRPTARGGSNGGGAPLLATSSYAAGGKAVLFREEAAGGGPAVASFTKADSGYASVAPAPALAPESGFDDADSPDGTVEVRVPLMQGRVDVKLERVELGLAKARLVIREAIRNKDKRPPLTDRDYVPVGPVYRNAYAFHRSYLEMEKLFKVYVYEEGEPPVFHDGPCRSIYSSEGRFIFAMEMENRMRTRDPELAHVFFLPFSVVKMVKMIYEPNSHDMEPLRRTLSDYIDVLSTKYPYWNRSLGADHFMLSCHDWGPYVSSADGHLFSNSIRVLCNANTSEGFNPSKDVSLPEINLRTDIVDNQVGGPSASRRPILAFFAGGDHGPVRPLLLRHWKGKDADVQVSEYLPRGVSYINVMRRSKFCLCPSGYEVASPRVVEAIYLECVPVVIGDDYVLPFSDVLNWPAFSVRVAVADIPNLKTILAAVSPRQYIRMQRRVRTVRRHFMVNGPPRRFDVFHMILHSIWLRRLNVRLHGQD